One Glycine max cultivar Williams 82 chromosome 4, Glycine_max_v4.0, whole genome shotgun sequence DNA segment encodes these proteins:
- the LOC100805060 gene encoding NAC domain-containing protein 92 isoform X3 has translation MEGTRAKEGTLPPGFRFHPTDEELVTCYLVNKISDSNFTGRAITDVDLNKCEPWELPGKAKMGEKEWYFFSLRDRKYPTGVRTNRATNTGYWKTTGKDKEIFNSETSELIGMKKTLVFYKGRAPRGEKSNWVMHEYRIHSKSSYRTNRQDEWVVCRVFKKSGGAKKYHSSNHARTVNPYSLEIGPSIMPPPMMQLGDPSAHFLYGRNYMNSAELAELARVLRGGGSTSSVNLPIQSQLSYPTSSSAGGGGFIISGLNLNLGGGATATTQPILRPMQPSPPVHTMAQVLDVNSSMMTTSSLGAENNVGYGTEVSNNMNSHGNRYMGMDHHCMDLDNYWPSY, from the exons ATGGAAGGAACTCGTGCAAAAGAGGGAACCCTACCACCGGGATTTCGATTTCACCCTACTGATGAAGAACTTGTCACTTGCTATCTCGTAAATAAGATATCAGATTCTAATTTTACAGGCAGAGCAATAACTGATGTTGATCTCAACAAATGTGAGCCATGGGAGCTTCCAG GGAAAGCAAAGATGGGAGAAAAAGAATGGTACTTCTTCAGTCTGAGAGACCGTAAATACCCAACGGGTGTGAGAACAAATCGAGCAACTAACACCGGGTATTGGAAGACCACAGGGAAAGACAAGGAGATCTTCAACAGTGAAACATCGGAGTTGATTGGCATGAAGAAGACTTTAGTTTTCTACAAAGGCAGAGCTCCCAGAGGAGAAAAAAGCAACTGGGTCATGCATGAATACCGCATTCACTCAAAATCCAGCTATAGAACTAACAGG CAGGATGAATGGGTGGTTTGCCGGGTATTCAAGAAGAGCGGTGGTGCAAAGAAGTACCATTCCTCCAACCATGCAAGAACAGTGAATCCATACAGCTTGGAAATTGGACCAAGTATCATGCCACCACCAATGATGCAACTGGGAGATCCTAGTGCTCATTTCCTTTATGGAAGAAACTACATGAACAGTGCTGAGTTAGCTGAACTTGCTAGGGTTTTAAGAGGGGGTGGATCAACCAGTAGTGTCAACCTCCCAATTCAGTCTCAGTTGAGCTACCCTACATCATCATCAGCTGGAGGAGGAGGATTCATCATTTCAGGGCTCAATTTGAACCTTGGAGGAGGAGCAACAGCCACAACACAACCCATTTTAAGGCCAATGCAACCTTCTCCTCCTGTCCATACAATGGCCCAAGTACTTGATGTGAATTCCAGCATGATGACAACCAGTTCTCTTGGTGCTGAGAATAATGTTGGTTATGGAACAGAAGTGAGTAACAATATGAATTCTCATGGGAATAGGTATATGGGCATGGACCACCATTGCATGGATCTTGACAACTATTGGCCTTCCTACTAA
- the LOC100805060 gene encoding protein CUP-SHAPED COTYLEDON 3 isoform X1, with protein MQKEKEAIIKEGTTEIEMEGTRAKEGTLPPGFRFHPTDEELVTCYLVNKISDSNFTGRAITDVDLNKCEPWELPGKAKMGEKEWYFFSLRDRKYPTGVRTNRATNTGYWKTTGKDKEIFNSETSELIGMKKTLVFYKGRAPRGEKSNWVMHEYRIHSKSSYRTNRQDEWVVCRVFKKSGGAKKYHSSNHARTVNPYSLEIGPSIMPPPMMQLGDPSAHFLYGRNYMNSAELAELARVLRGGGSTSSVNLPIQSQLSYPTSSSAGGGGFIISGLNLNLGGGATATTQPILRPMQPSPPVHTMAQVLDVNSSMMTTSSLGAENNVGYGTEVSNNMNSHGNRYMGMDHHCMDLDNYWPSY; from the exons ATGCAA AAGGAAAAGGAAGCAATTATCAAGGAGGGGACTACGGAAATAGAAATGGAAGGAACTCGTGCAAAAGAGGGAACCCTACCACCGGGATTTCGATTTCACCCTACTGATGAAGAACTTGTCACTTGCTATCTCGTAAATAAGATATCAGATTCTAATTTTACAGGCAGAGCAATAACTGATGTTGATCTCAACAAATGTGAGCCATGGGAGCTTCCAG GGAAAGCAAAGATGGGAGAAAAAGAATGGTACTTCTTCAGTCTGAGAGACCGTAAATACCCAACGGGTGTGAGAACAAATCGAGCAACTAACACCGGGTATTGGAAGACCACAGGGAAAGACAAGGAGATCTTCAACAGTGAAACATCGGAGTTGATTGGCATGAAGAAGACTTTAGTTTTCTACAAAGGCAGAGCTCCCAGAGGAGAAAAAAGCAACTGGGTCATGCATGAATACCGCATTCACTCAAAATCCAGCTATAGAACTAACAGG CAGGATGAATGGGTGGTTTGCCGGGTATTCAAGAAGAGCGGTGGTGCAAAGAAGTACCATTCCTCCAACCATGCAAGAACAGTGAATCCATACAGCTTGGAAATTGGACCAAGTATCATGCCACCACCAATGATGCAACTGGGAGATCCTAGTGCTCATTTCCTTTATGGAAGAAACTACATGAACAGTGCTGAGTTAGCTGAACTTGCTAGGGTTTTAAGAGGGGGTGGATCAACCAGTAGTGTCAACCTCCCAATTCAGTCTCAGTTGAGCTACCCTACATCATCATCAGCTGGAGGAGGAGGATTCATCATTTCAGGGCTCAATTTGAACCTTGGAGGAGGAGCAACAGCCACAACACAACCCATTTTAAGGCCAATGCAACCTTCTCCTCCTGTCCATACAATGGCCCAAGTACTTGATGTGAATTCCAGCATGATGACAACCAGTTCTCTTGGTGCTGAGAATAATGTTGGTTATGGAACAGAAGTGAGTAACAATATGAATTCTCATGGGAATAGGTATATGGGCATGGACCACCATTGCATGGATCTTGACAACTATTGGCCTTCCTACTAA
- the LOC100805060 gene encoding protein CUP-SHAPED COTYLEDON 2 isoform X2: MQKEKEAIIKEGTTEIEMEGTRAKEGTLPPGFRFHPTDEELVTCYLVNKISDSNFTGRAITDVDLNKCEPWELPGKAKMGEKEWYFFSLRDRKYPTGVRTNRATNTGYWKTTGKDKEIFNSETSELIGMKKTLVFYKGRAPRGEKSNWVMHEYRIHSKSSYRTNRDEWVVCRVFKKSGGAKKYHSSNHARTVNPYSLEIGPSIMPPPMMQLGDPSAHFLYGRNYMNSAELAELARVLRGGGSTSSVNLPIQSQLSYPTSSSAGGGGFIISGLNLNLGGGATATTQPILRPMQPSPPVHTMAQVLDVNSSMMTTSSLGAENNVGYGTEVSNNMNSHGNRYMGMDHHCMDLDNYWPSY; the protein is encoded by the exons ATGCAA AAGGAAAAGGAAGCAATTATCAAGGAGGGGACTACGGAAATAGAAATGGAAGGAACTCGTGCAAAAGAGGGAACCCTACCACCGGGATTTCGATTTCACCCTACTGATGAAGAACTTGTCACTTGCTATCTCGTAAATAAGATATCAGATTCTAATTTTACAGGCAGAGCAATAACTGATGTTGATCTCAACAAATGTGAGCCATGGGAGCTTCCAG GGAAAGCAAAGATGGGAGAAAAAGAATGGTACTTCTTCAGTCTGAGAGACCGTAAATACCCAACGGGTGTGAGAACAAATCGAGCAACTAACACCGGGTATTGGAAGACCACAGGGAAAGACAAGGAGATCTTCAACAGTGAAACATCGGAGTTGATTGGCATGAAGAAGACTTTAGTTTTCTACAAAGGCAGAGCTCCCAGAGGAGAAAAAAGCAACTGGGTCATGCATGAATACCGCATTCACTCAAAATCCAGCTATAGAACTAACAGG GATGAATGGGTGGTTTGCCGGGTATTCAAGAAGAGCGGTGGTGCAAAGAAGTACCATTCCTCCAACCATGCAAGAACAGTGAATCCATACAGCTTGGAAATTGGACCAAGTATCATGCCACCACCAATGATGCAACTGGGAGATCCTAGTGCTCATTTCCTTTATGGAAGAAACTACATGAACAGTGCTGAGTTAGCTGAACTTGCTAGGGTTTTAAGAGGGGGTGGATCAACCAGTAGTGTCAACCTCCCAATTCAGTCTCAGTTGAGCTACCCTACATCATCATCAGCTGGAGGAGGAGGATTCATCATTTCAGGGCTCAATTTGAACCTTGGAGGAGGAGCAACAGCCACAACACAACCCATTTTAAGGCCAATGCAACCTTCTCCTCCTGTCCATACAATGGCCCAAGTACTTGATGTGAATTCCAGCATGATGACAACCAGTTCTCTTGGTGCTGAGAATAATGTTGGTTATGGAACAGAAGTGAGTAACAATATGAATTCTCATGGGAATAGGTATATGGGCATGGACCACCATTGCATGGATCTTGACAACTATTGGCCTTCCTACTAA
- the LOC106798460 gene encoding uncharacterized protein, producing MKFAQLIKNKYLLQADKCSKFFHALIKRNRHSRFIAVIRLEDGHNTSSQDKIALAFVNHFRNLFSAHELTQTPSISICNRGPKVPTDCFAVLLCPTSKQEVWNVISVMDNNKVPGPDGFNVLFFKKAWNIIGDDIFAVVNEFFTTGKILK from the coding sequence ATGAAATTTGCTCAACTcatcaaaaacaaatatctCCTGCAGGCTGATAAATGCTCCAAATTCTTTCATGCTTTAATCAAGCGCAACAGACACAGCCGATTTATTGCTGTCATAAGGCTAGAGGATGGGCATAACACTTCCTCCCAAGATAAAATTGCCCTTGCTTTTGTGAATCACTTTAGGAATTTGTTTAGTGCTCATGAGCTGACCCAAACTCCTTCCATTTCGATATGCAACAGGGGTCCTAAGGTTCCCACCGATTGCTTTGCGGTTTTACTTTGTCCTACTTCTAAACAAGAGGTTTGGAACGTTATTTCTGTGATGGATAACAATAAAGTTCCTGGGCCAGATGGTTTCAATGttttattcttcaagaaggcttGGAATATCATTGGTGATGATATCTTTGCAGTGGTTAATGAATTCTTTACAACTGGAAAAATTCTAAAGTAG
- the LOC100806128 gene encoding tRNA (guanine-N(7)-)-methyltransferase — MSETEVNPTISKSTGLPRKRFYRARAHSNPLSDSHFPVPISPSHVDYSLHYPQLFPLSGQADSSKKIQFADVGCGFGGLLISLSTLFPETLMIGMELRDKVTEYVKERISSLRVANPGQYQNVSVVRTNSMKYIPNYFEKGTLSKMFFLFPDPHFKEKNHRRRVISPFLLDEYAYVLEVGGIIYTISDVEELGDWMKSCLENHPMFEALTEKELEADPVVKLLSSATEEGQKVARNEGQTFQAVFRRIVPSDQAS, encoded by the coding sequence ATGTCTGAGACTGAGGTAAATCCAACTATCAGCAAGTCAACTGGATTGCCTCGAAAGCGCTTCTATCGAGCACGAGCACACAGCAATCCACTGAGTGACTCTCACTTCCCAGTGCCAATTTCACCCAGCCATGTTGACTATTCTCTCCATTACCCTCAGTTATTTCCCTTGTCTGGTCAAGCTGATAGTTCCAAAAAGATCCAGTTTGCTGATGTTGGTTGTGGTTTTGGAGGGCTGCTCATAAGTCTTTCCACTCTGTTCCCAGAAACATTGATGATTGGAATGGAACTTAGAGACAAAGTGACTGAGTACGTCAAGGAGCGAATTTCATCTTTAAGGGTAGCAAATCCTGGTCAATACCAAAATGTTTCTGTGGTGCGAACTAACTCCATGAAGTATATTCCTAATTACTTTGAGAAAGGAACGCTCTCAAAGATGTTTTTCTTGTTTCCTGATCCTCATTTTAAAGAGAAGAATCATCGCCGTAGGGTTATCAGTCCATTCTTGCTAGATGAGTATGCTTATGTTCTTGAGGTTGGTGGAATTATATACACAATATCAGACGTAGAAGAGCTTGGAGACTGGATGAAGTCTTGTCTGGAGAATCACCCTATGTTCGAAGCCTTGACTGAGAAAGAACTTGAAGCAGATCCAGTTGTGAAGCTTTTAAGTTCTGCTACTGAAGAAGGCCAAAAGGTTGCTAGAAATGAAGGACAAACTTTCCAGGCTGTATTCAGACGCATTGTACCATCTGATCAAGCATCCTAG
- the LOC100806657 gene encoding putative pentatricopeptide repeat-containing protein At3g15130, translated as MSESRLLNKILNKCSKRRLLDQGKQVHGVVEKLGFRRDLVLSNDLIDMYAKCGTVDFACMMFDRMPERNVVSWTALMCGYLQNSDAKTTLLLFVKMGRSDVKPNEFTLSTSLKACGVLGIPWNGMQIHGVCAKSNFDWVPVVGNSMIDMYSKCGMVGEAARVFNTLPVRNVISWNAMIAGYTNERNGEEALNLFREMREKGEVPDGYTYSSSLKACSCADAAGEGMQIHAALIRHGFPYLAQSAVAGALVDLYVKCRRMAEARKVFDRIEEKSVMSWSTLILGYAQEDNLKEAMDLFRELRESRHRMDGFVLSSIIGVFADFALLEQGKQMHAYTIKVPYGLLEMSVANSVLDMYMKCGLTVEADALFREMLERNVVSWTVMITGYGKHGIGNKAVELFNEMQENGIEPDSVTYLAVLSACSHSGLIKEGKKYFSILCSNQKIKPKVEHYACMVDLLGRGGRLKEAKNLIEKMPLKPNVGIWQTLLSVCRMHGDVEMGKQVGEILLRREGNNPANYVMVSNMYAHAGYWKESEKIRETLKRKGLKKEAGRSWVEMDKEIHIFYNGDGMHPLIEEIHEVLKEMEKRVKEEMGYVHSINFSLHDVEEESKMESLRVHSEKLAIGLVLVRRGLKLKGERVIRIFKNLRVCGDCHAFIKGLSKVLKIAFVVRDANRFHRFENGLCSCGDYW; from the coding sequence ATGAGCGAGAGTCGACTATTGAATAAGATTCTGAATAAGTGTTCGAAGCGTCGTTTGCTTGATCAGGGAAAGCAAGTACATGGGGTGGTGGAGAAACTAGGGTTTCGACGTGATTTGGTTTTGAGTAATGATCTTATTGACATGTACGCAAAATGTGGTACCGTGGATTTTGCTTGTATGATGTTTGATCGGATGCCTGAAAGAAATGTGGTCTCTTGGACGGCTCTCATGTGTGGGTACCTGCAAAATAGTGATGCTAAAACCACTTTGCTGTTGTTTGTTAAAATGGGTCGTTCAGATGTTAAGCCGAACGAGTTTACACTTTCCACGAGTTTAAAAGCATGTGGGGTTCTGGGGATTCCTTGGAACGGAATGCAGATTCATGGGGTTTGTGCAAAATCTAATTTTGATTGGGTACCCGTTGTGGGCAATTCTATGATTGACATGTACTCCAAGTGTGGTATGGTTGGTGAGGCAGCCCGAGTGTTTAACACTTTGCCAGTGAGAAATGTTATAAGCTGGAATGCAATGATTGCTGGGTATACCAACGAAAGAAATGGTGAAGAGGCTTTGAATCTATTCCGAGAAATGCGAGAGAAGGGAGAAGTTCCTGATGGATACACATATTCAAGCTCATTAAAGGCGTGTAGTTGTGCTGATGCAGCAGGAGAAGGAATGCAAATACATGCTGCCTTAATCAGACATGGGTTTCCTTACTTGGCTCAATCAGCTGTTGCAGGTGCTCTGGTTGATCTTTATGTCAAATGCAGGCGCATGGCTGAAGCTAGGAAGGTGTTTGATCGAATTGAAGAGAAGAGTGTGATGTCTTGGAGCACACTAATTCTTGGTTATGCACAGGAAGATAATTTGAAAGAAGCCATGGACTTGTTTAGGGAGTTGAGAGAGAGCAGACATAGAATGGATGGGTTTGTACTCTCGAGCATCATAGGTGTATTTGCTGATTTTGCCCTTCTAGAGCAAGGGAAGCAAATGCATGCTTATACCATCAAAGTCCCGTATGGTTTATTGGAAATGTCAGTGGCTAATTCAGTTTTGGATATGTACATGAAATGCGGACTAACAGTTGAGGCAGATGCACTTTTCAGAGAGATGCTAGAAAGAAATGTGGTCTCATGGACTGTTATGATCACTGGTTATGGGAAACACGGTATAGGGAATAAGGCAGTTGAACTTTTTAACGAAATGCAAGAGAATGGAATTGAACCTGACAGTGTGACTTACTTGGCTGTGCTCTCAGCTTGCAGCCATTCTGGACTCATCAAAGAAGGTAAAAAATACTTCTCTATTTTATGTAGCAATCAGAAGATCAAACCGAAAGTAGAGCATTATGCTTGCATGGTTGATCTTCTTGGACGAGGTGGGCGCCTAAAGGAAGCAAAGAATCTCATTGAGAAAATGCCTCTAAAGCCAAATGTGGGCATATGGCAGACATTACTTAGTGTTTGTAGAATGCATGGAGATGTGGAAATGGGGAAACAAGTGGGAGAGATACTTTTGAGAAGGGAAGGTAATAATCCAGCCAACTATGTCATGGTGTCAAACATGTATGCTCATGCAGGGTATTGGAAAGAGagtgagaaaataagagaaaccCTGAAGAGAAAGGGATTGAAGAAAGAGGCAGGACGTAGTTGGGTAGAGATGGACAAGGAAATCCACATTTTCTATAATGGAGATGGCATGCATCCTCTCATAGAGGAAATTCATGAAGTGTTGAAAGAAATGGAGAAGAGGGTGAAAGAAGAAATGGGCTATGTTCATAGCATAAATTTTTCATTGCATGATGTTGAAGAGGAGTCGAAGATGGAGAGTTTGAGGGTTCATAGCGAGAAATTAGCCATTGGGTTGGTTTTGGTTAGACGAGGATTAAAACTAAAAGGTGAAAGAGTGATTAGGATTTTCAAGAACTTGAGGGTTTGTGGGGATTGTCATGCATTCATCAAAGGTTTGTCAAAGGTTTTGAAGATTGCATTTGTGGTGAGAGATGCAAATAGGTTTCACAGATTTGAGAACGGTTTATGTTCGTGTGGAGATTACTGGTGA
- the LOC100797975 gene encoding serine/threonine-protein kinase AFC3 isoform X2 — MHYMHELRLIHTDLKPENILLVSSEYVKLPSYKRVSSDETQFRCLPKSSAIKLIDFGSTTYDNQNHSSIVSTRHYRAPEIILGLGWSYPCDLWSVGCILIELCSGEALFQTHENLEHLAMMERVLGSIPELMIRRSNKGAEKYFKRGSRLRWPEGAVSRESISAVKKLGHLKDIVSRNVDSSRSSLTDLLHGLLTYDPTKRLTACQALDHIFFRNPT; from the exons ATGCATT ATATGCATGAATTACGCCTAATCCACACTGACCTGAAGCCAGAAAATATTCTTCTTGTTTCCTCTGAATATGTAAAGCTCCCTAGCTATAag AGAGTTTCCTCAGATGAAACACAATTCAGGTGCTTGCCCAAGTCTAGTGCTATTAAGCTGATTGATTTTGGTAGTACCACATATGATAATCAGAATCATAGCTCCATTGTTTCTACAAGGCATTACAGAGCCCCTGAGATTATTCTAG GTCTAGGATGGTCATATCCATGTGATTTGTGGAGTGTTGGATGTATTCTCATTGAACTATGCTCG GGGGAAGCATTGTTTCAGACTCATGAAAACTTGGAGCACCTGGCAATGATGGAAAGAGTTTTGGGATCTATCCCAGAGCTCATGATTCGCAGGTCTAA CAAGGGCgcagaaaaatatttcaagcGTGGATCGCGTCTAAGATGGCCTGAAGGAGCTGTTTCAAGGGAGAGCATTAGTGCAGTGAAGAAGCTTGGTCATCTTAAG GATATTGTATCACGAAATGTGGACTCTTCAAGGTCCTCCTTGACTGACTTGTTACATGGCTTATTAACATATGATCCGACCAAACGCCTTACAGCTTGCCAAGCCCTCGATCATATCTTCTTTAGGAATCCTACTTAA
- the LOC100797975 gene encoding serine/threonine-protein kinase AFC3 isoform X1: MIAVDKFHMERERTRKRPRLAWDVAPPSVSEAQRALPVPGDEEFERKHVSPPKRDDDREGHYVFNLGENLTPRYKILSKMGEGTFGRVLECWDRQTREYVAIKVVRSIRKYRDAAMLEIDVLQQLAKNNRGSSRCVQIRNWFDYRSHVCIVFERLGPSLFDFLKRNKYCPFPVDLVREFGRQLLESVAYMHELRLIHTDLKPENILLVSSEYVKLPSYKRVSSDETQFRCLPKSSAIKLIDFGSTTYDNQNHSSIVSTRHYRAPEIILGLGWSYPCDLWSVGCILIELCSGEALFQTHENLEHLAMMERVLGSIPELMIRRSNKGAEKYFKRGSRLRWPEGAVSRESISAVKKLGHLKDIVSRNVDSSRSSLTDLLHGLLTYDPTKRLTACQALDHIFFRNPT; the protein is encoded by the exons ATGATAGCTGTCGACAAATTTCACATGGAAAGAGAACGAACACGGAAACGCCCTCGTCTTGCATGGGACGTTGCCCCTCCCTCAGTGTCCGAG GCGCAACGGGCTCTGCCAGTGCCCGGTGACGAAGAATTCGAAAGAAAGCACGTTTCGCCTCCGAAAAGGGACGACGATCGAGAGGGCCATTATGTCTTCAATCTTGGCGAAAATCTCACTCCtagat ataaaatccTCAGCAAGATGGGTGAAG GCACATTTGGTCGGGTTTTGGAATGTTGGGACCGCCAAACCAGAGAATATGTGGCTATCAAGGTAGTTAGAAGCATACGGAAATACCGGGATGCAGCGATGCTTGAGATTGATGTGCTTCAACAACTAGCCAAGAATAATAGAGGAAGCTCCCG ATGTGTGCAGATCAGAAATTGGTTTGATTACCGAAGCCACGTATGCATT GTCTTTGAGAGGCTTGGACCAAGCTTATTTGATTTTCTAAAGAGAAATAAATACTGCCCATTCCCTGTGGATCTTGTTCGGGAATTTGGACGTCAGCTTTTGGAATCTGTAGCAT ATATGCATGAATTACGCCTAATCCACACTGACCTGAAGCCAGAAAATATTCTTCTTGTTTCCTCTGAATATGTAAAGCTCCCTAGCTATAag AGAGTTTCCTCAGATGAAACACAATTCAGGTGCTTGCCCAAGTCTAGTGCTATTAAGCTGATTGATTTTGGTAGTACCACATATGATAATCAGAATCATAGCTCCATTGTTTCTACAAGGCATTACAGAGCCCCTGAGATTATTCTAG GTCTAGGATGGTCATATCCATGTGATTTGTGGAGTGTTGGATGTATTCTCATTGAACTATGCTCG GGGGAAGCATTGTTTCAGACTCATGAAAACTTGGAGCACCTGGCAATGATGGAAAGAGTTTTGGGATCTATCCCAGAGCTCATGATTCGCAGGTCTAA CAAGGGCgcagaaaaatatttcaagcGTGGATCGCGTCTAAGATGGCCTGAAGGAGCTGTTTCAAGGGAGAGCATTAGTGCAGTGAAGAAGCTTGGTCATCTTAAG GATATTGTATCACGAAATGTGGACTCTTCAAGGTCCTCCTTGACTGACTTGTTACATGGCTTATTAACATATGATCCGACCAAACGCCTTACAGCTTGCCAAGCCCTCGATCATATCTTCTTTAGGAATCCTACTTAA
- the LOC121174775 gene encoding glycine-rich cell wall structural protein 1: MEVHSNGVVVVFALCIALASCGSLVVGEVKDDKHLIHPPHLLGPGIIKRGFKRSGLGFGAGGGLGGGVGGGIGGGGGLGGGGGLGHGVGGGAGGGLGGGGGLGHGVGGGAAGGFGGGGGLGGGGGLGHGVGGGGGLGHGVGGGGGLGHGVGGGGGLGHGVGAGIGGGAGGGGGLGGGGGLGHGVGFGIGGGAGGGGGLGHGVGSGIGGGVGGGGGLGHGVGGGIGGGAGGGGGIGGGVGGGVGGGGGAGGGGGFGGGGGVGGGVGGGGGFGAGGGGGIGGGVGGGGGGGFGGGGGAGFGGGIGGGH; encoded by the exons ATGGAAGTTCATTCTAATGGCGTTGTGGTTGTGTTTGCCTTGTGCATTGCACTTGCCAGTTGTGGCTCGTTGGTAGTGGGGGAGGTTAAGGATGACAAGCATTTGATTCATCCACCACATTTGTTAGGGCCTGGGATTATCAAGAGAGGGTTTAAGCGTAGTGGACTTGGCTTCG GTGCTGGTGGAGGCCTTGGAGGCGGTGTAGGTGGTGGCATTGGCGGGGGTGGTGGTTTAGGAGGTGGAGGAGGGCTAGGTCATGGTGTTGGTGGTGGAGCAGGTGGTGGTTTAGGAGGTGGAGGTGGGCTAGGTCATGGTGTTGGTGGTGGAGCTGCTGGTGGTTTTGGAGGCGGAGGTGGTTTAGGAGGTGGAGGTGGGCTAGGTCATGGTGTTGGTGGTGGAGGTGGGCTAGGTCACGGTGTTGGTGGTGGAGGTGGGCTAGGTCACGGTGTTGGTGGTGGAGGTGGGCTAGGTCACGGTGTTGGTGCTGGCATTGGTGGTGGAGCTGGTGGCGGTGGCGGTCTAGGAGGTGGAGGTGGACTAGGTCATGGTGTAGGTTTTGGCATTGGAGGTGGAGCCGGTGGTGGTGGTGGGCTAGGTCATGGAGTCGGTAGTGGCATTGGCGGTGGAGTGGGTGGTGGAGGTGGTCTAGGTCATGGTGTTGGTGGTGGCATTGGTGGGGGTGCAGGTGGTGGCGGTGGCATTGGAGGGGGAGTTGGTGGTGGTGTAGGAGGAGGGGGTGGTGCAGGTGGAGGAGGTGGATTTGGCGGCGGTGGTGGGGTTGGAGGTGGTGTAGGTGGTGGAGGAGGGTTTGGAGCTGGTGGAGGAGGTGGAATAGGAGGAGGAGTTGGCGGTGGTGGAGGGGGTGGATTTGGGGGTGGCGGTGGTGCTGGATTTGGTGGTGGAATTGGTGGGGGCCACTAG